The Catharus ustulatus isolate bCatUst1 chromosome 16, bCatUst1.pri.v2, whole genome shotgun sequence genome window below encodes:
- the ARHGAP17 gene encoding rho GTPase-activating protein 17 isoform X4 — protein sequence MKKQFNRMKQLANQTVGRAERTEVLSEDLLQIERRLDTVRSVCHLAQKRLIGCLQGQHGTDPDKRHKKLPLTALAQNMQEGSIQLSDETLLGKMLDTCGDAENKLAMELSQHEVQIEREVLDPLCLLTETEIPNIQKQRKQLAKLVLDWDSARGRYNQAHKTSGTNFQVHPSKIESLKEEMDEAGNKVEQCKDQLAADMYSFVSKEGEYARCFVMLLEAQADYHRKALAVIEKVLPEIQAHQDKWTEKPAFGTPLEEHLKRSGREIAVPIEACVMMLLETGMREEGLFRIAAGASKLKKLKAALDCSTSQLDEFYSDPHAVAGALKSYLRELPEPLMTYSLYEEWTQAANIQDQDKKLQELWRICNRLPEHYRVNFRYLIKFLAKLAQNSDVNKMTPSNIAIVLGPNLLWAKNEGSLAEMAAATSVHVVAVIEPIIQHADWFFPGDEDFNVSGAFVAVPAVNSNHLSHTGNDFECGTLERKRPLSMTVMEGDLLKKESLRMAQSFGVKVLDFPSTPRRCGTVNRKLTSPAFQPPLPPCEPPGTEQPWLPSGAEPGPGAASAPAAAPAEQPQPPGPEDASTSKSKDSTSAATPPPVRNGQASPAPAPSSSQLSVTQPQNAAGPSPHALRRAVKKPAPAPPKPANPPPGQPGSQSSSPAAQAPCVSPKPPGSSSSPPAQHANPGAAQPCCPSQVSAPRRYSSSLSPIQAPNHPPPQPPAQATPPLQPKGSSQASPGEQGAGEGSSVSLSLSQTPTPPDTPPLGKQPGPAVPPEPCQAPPPAQGSSQPRPRPVPKPRNRPSVPPPPHPAAPGDGTAQNPAPTASKIVTGGDGYCE from the exons AAAAAACTTCCTCTAACAGCTCTGGCCCAGAACATGCAAGAAGGATCCATCCAGCTGAGTGATGAAACTCTGCTGGG GAAAATGCTGGATACCTGTGGGGATGCAGAGAACAAACTGGCAATGGAGCTCTCCCAGCATGAAGTGCAGATTGAGAGAGAAGTTCTGGACCCACTGTGCCTGCTGACAGAG ACAGAGATCCCCAACATTcagaagcagaggaagcagcTTGCAAAGCTGGTGCTGGACTGGGATTCTGCAAGGGGAAG GTATAACCAAGCCCACAAGACTTCAGGAACAAATTTCCAAGTGCATCCTTCAAAAATAGAATCTCTTAAGGAAGAGATGGATGAAGCTGGAAATAAAGTAGAGCAATGCAAG GATCAGCTGGCTGCAGACATGTACAGCTTCGTGTCCAAGGAGGGCGAGTACGCTCGCTGCTTTGTCATG TTATTAGAAGCACAAGCAGATTACCATAGAAAAGCATTAGCAGTCATAGAAAAGGTCCTCCCCGAAATTCAAGCCCACCAAG ACAAATGGACTGAAAAGCCAGCTTTTGGAACTCCCCTGGAGGAGCATCTCAAGCGCAGCGGGCGGGAAATCGCCGTTCCTATCGAAGCCTGTGTCATGATGCTCCTGGAAACAGGGATGAGAGAGGAG GGCTTGTTCAGAATTGCTGCTGGAGCCTCCAAGTTAAAAAAGCTGAAAGCTGCCCTGGACTGTTCCACTTCCCAGCTTGATGAGTTTTACTCAGATCCCCACGCTGTTGCAG GTGCCCTGAAATCCTATTTACGGGAGCTGCCAGAGCCTCTCATGACCTACAGCCTGTATGAGGAGTGGACACAAGCTGCAAA CATTCAGGACCAGGATAAGAAGCTCCAGGAGTTGTGGAGGATTTGTAACAGATTACCTGAGCATTACAGAGTTAACTTCAG GTATTTAATCAAATTTTTAGCCAAGCTTGCCCAGAACAGTGATGTTAACAAAATGACACCGAGCAACATCGCCATAGTCTTGGGCCCCAACTTGTTGTGGGCAAAAAATGAAGG ATCCCTTGCTGAGATGGCAGCAGCCACTTCAGTGCACGTGGTGGCAGTCATTGAGCCCATTATCCAGCATGCAGACTGGTTCTTCCCTGGGG ATGAAGATTTCAATGTGTCTGGGGCGTTTGTGGCAGTTCCTGCTGTGAATTCCAATCACTTGTCACACACTGGGAATGACTTTGAATGTGGGACCCTGGAGAGGAAGAGGCCTCTGAGCATGACTGTGATGGAAGGGGATTTGCTGAAGAAGGAAAG CCTGAGGATGGCTCAAAG CTTTGGTGTGAAGGTGCTGGACTTCCCCTCGACCCCGCGGCGATGTGGCACTGTAAACAGAAAGCTCACATCGCCCGCCTTccagccaccgctgccgccCTGCGAGCCCCCGGGcactgagcagccctggctgccctcGGGGGCTGAGCCCggccctggggctgcctctgctcctgctgctgcccctgcagagcagccccagcctcccgGCCCTGAGGATGCCAG CACCTCGAAAAGCAAGGACAGCACCTCTGCAGCCACTCCTCCCCCGGTGAGGAACGgccaggccagccctgccccagcacccagctcctcccagctctctgtcaCCCAGCCCCAGaacgctgctggccccagtcCCCACGCCCTGAGGAGAG CTGTGAAGAAGCCGGCACCAGCTCCCCCCAAACCAGCCAACCCTCCCCCAGGACAGCCAGGAAGCCAAAGCTCTTCCCCAGCTGCTCAGGCACCTTGTGTGTCTCCCAAACCCccgggcagcagctcctctcctcctgctcagcaTGCAAACCCaggggcagcccagccctgctgcccctcgcAGGTTTCTGCGCCTCGCAGATATTCCAGCAGCCTCTCCCCCATCCAAGCCCCCAACCAcccacccccacagcccccagcacaggcaactcctcccctgcagcccaaaggcagcagccaggcctctcctggggagcagggagcaggagagggctcctctgtgtccctgtccctgtcgcaGACCCCCACTCCCCCCGACACGCCGCCGCTGGGGAAGCAGCCGGGCCCTGCCGTgccccctgagccctgccaggctcccccccctgcccagggcagctcccagccccggCCCAGGCCCGTGCCCAAGCCCAGGAACCGGCCCAGTgtgccccctcctccccaccctgcagctcctggggatggcacagctcAAAACCCTGCACCAACAGCATCCAAAATTGTCACag GTGGGGATGGTTACTGCGAATAA
- the ARHGAP17 gene encoding rho GTPase-activating protein 17 isoform X3: MKKQFNRMKQLANQTVGRAERTEVLSEDLLQIERRLDTVRSVCHLAQKRLIGCLQGQHGTDPDKRHKKLPLTALAQNMQEGSIQLSDETLLGKMLDTCGDAENKLAMELSQHEVQIEREVLDPLCLLTETEIPNIQKQRKQLAKLVLDWDSARGRYNQAHKTSGTNFQVHPSKIESLKEEMDEAGNKVEQCKDQLAADMYSFVSKEGEYARCFVMLLEAQADYHRKALAVIEKVLPEIQAHQDKWTEKPAFGTPLEEHLKRSGREIAVPIEACVMMLLETGMREEGLFRIAAGASKLKKLKAALDCSTSQLDEFYSDPHAVAGALKSYLRELPEPLMTYSLYEEWTQAANIQDQDKKLQELWRICNRLPEHYRVNFRYLIKFLAKLAQNSDVNKMTPSNIAIVLGPNLLWAKNEGSLAEMAAATSVHVVAVIEPIIQHADWFFPGDEDFNVSGAFVAVPAVNSNHLSHTGNDFECGTLERKRPLSMTVMEGDLLKKESLRMAQSFGVKVLDFPSTPRRCGTVNRKLTSPAFQPPLPPCEPPGTEQPWLPSGAEPGPGAASAPAAAPAEQPQPPGPEDASTSKSKDSTSAATPPPVRNGQASPAPAPSSSQLSVTQPQNAAGPSPHALRRAVKKPAPAPPKPANPPPGQPGSQSSSPAAQAPCVSPKPPGSSSSPPAQHANPGAAQPCCPSQVSAPRRYSSSLSPIQAPNHPPPQPPAQATPPLQPKGSSQASPGEQGAGEGSSVSLSLSQTPTPPDTPPLGKQPGPAVPPEPCQAPPPAQGSSQPRPRPVPKPRNRPSVPPPPHPAAPGDGTAQNPAPTASKIVTGSAQELPCE, encoded by the exons AAAAAACTTCCTCTAACAGCTCTGGCCCAGAACATGCAAGAAGGATCCATCCAGCTGAGTGATGAAACTCTGCTGGG GAAAATGCTGGATACCTGTGGGGATGCAGAGAACAAACTGGCAATGGAGCTCTCCCAGCATGAAGTGCAGATTGAGAGAGAAGTTCTGGACCCACTGTGCCTGCTGACAGAG ACAGAGATCCCCAACATTcagaagcagaggaagcagcTTGCAAAGCTGGTGCTGGACTGGGATTCTGCAAGGGGAAG GTATAACCAAGCCCACAAGACTTCAGGAACAAATTTCCAAGTGCATCCTTCAAAAATAGAATCTCTTAAGGAAGAGATGGATGAAGCTGGAAATAAAGTAGAGCAATGCAAG GATCAGCTGGCTGCAGACATGTACAGCTTCGTGTCCAAGGAGGGCGAGTACGCTCGCTGCTTTGTCATG TTATTAGAAGCACAAGCAGATTACCATAGAAAAGCATTAGCAGTCATAGAAAAGGTCCTCCCCGAAATTCAAGCCCACCAAG ACAAATGGACTGAAAAGCCAGCTTTTGGAACTCCCCTGGAGGAGCATCTCAAGCGCAGCGGGCGGGAAATCGCCGTTCCTATCGAAGCCTGTGTCATGATGCTCCTGGAAACAGGGATGAGAGAGGAG GGCTTGTTCAGAATTGCTGCTGGAGCCTCCAAGTTAAAAAAGCTGAAAGCTGCCCTGGACTGTTCCACTTCCCAGCTTGATGAGTTTTACTCAGATCCCCACGCTGTTGCAG GTGCCCTGAAATCCTATTTACGGGAGCTGCCAGAGCCTCTCATGACCTACAGCCTGTATGAGGAGTGGACACAAGCTGCAAA CATTCAGGACCAGGATAAGAAGCTCCAGGAGTTGTGGAGGATTTGTAACAGATTACCTGAGCATTACAGAGTTAACTTCAG GTATTTAATCAAATTTTTAGCCAAGCTTGCCCAGAACAGTGATGTTAACAAAATGACACCGAGCAACATCGCCATAGTCTTGGGCCCCAACTTGTTGTGGGCAAAAAATGAAGG ATCCCTTGCTGAGATGGCAGCAGCCACTTCAGTGCACGTGGTGGCAGTCATTGAGCCCATTATCCAGCATGCAGACTGGTTCTTCCCTGGGG ATGAAGATTTCAATGTGTCTGGGGCGTTTGTGGCAGTTCCTGCTGTGAATTCCAATCACTTGTCACACACTGGGAATGACTTTGAATGTGGGACCCTGGAGAGGAAGAGGCCTCTGAGCATGACTGTGATGGAAGGGGATTTGCTGAAGAAGGAAAG CCTGAGGATGGCTCAAAG CTTTGGTGTGAAGGTGCTGGACTTCCCCTCGACCCCGCGGCGATGTGGCACTGTAAACAGAAAGCTCACATCGCCCGCCTTccagccaccgctgccgccCTGCGAGCCCCCGGGcactgagcagccctggctgccctcGGGGGCTGAGCCCggccctggggctgcctctgctcctgctgctgcccctgcagagcagccccagcctcccgGCCCTGAGGATGCCAG CACCTCGAAAAGCAAGGACAGCACCTCTGCAGCCACTCCTCCCCCGGTGAGGAACGgccaggccagccctgccccagcacccagctcctcccagctctctgtcaCCCAGCCCCAGaacgctgctggccccagtcCCCACGCCCTGAGGAGAG CTGTGAAGAAGCCGGCACCAGCTCCCCCCAAACCAGCCAACCCTCCCCCAGGACAGCCAGGAAGCCAAAGCTCTTCCCCAGCTGCTCAGGCACCTTGTGTGTCTCCCAAACCCccgggcagcagctcctctcctcctgctcagcaTGCAAACCCaggggcagcccagccctgctgcccctcgcAGGTTTCTGCGCCTCGCAGATATTCCAGCAGCCTCTCCCCCATCCAAGCCCCCAACCAcccacccccacagcccccagcacaggcaactcctcccctgcagcccaaaggcagcagccaggcctctcctggggagcagggagcaggagagggctcctctgtgtccctgtccctgtcgcaGACCCCCACTCCCCCCGACACGCCGCCGCTGGGGAAGCAGCCGGGCCCTGCCGTgccccctgagccctgccaggctcccccccctgcccagggcagctcccagccccggCCCAGGCCCGTGCCCAAGCCCAGGAACCGGCCCAGTgtgccccctcctccccaccctgcagctcctggggatggcacagctcAAAACCCTGCACCAACAGCATCCAAAATTGTCACag
- the ARHGAP17 gene encoding rho GTPase-activating protein 17 isoform X5 — MKKQFNRMKQLANQTVGRAERTEVLSEDLLQIERRLDTVRSVCHLAQKRLIGCLQGQHGTDPDKRHKKLPLTALAQNMQEGSIQLSDETLLGKMLDTCGDAENKLAMELSQHEVQIEREVLDPLCLLTETEIPNIQKQRKQLAKLVLDWDSARGRYNQAHKTSGTNFQVHPSKIESLKEEMDEAGNKVEQCKDQLAADMYSFVSKEGEYARCFVMLLEAQADYHRKALAVIEKVLPEIQAHQDKWTEKPAFGTPLEEHLKRSGREIAVPIEACVMMLLETGMREEGLFRIAAGASKLKKLKAALDCSTSQLDEFYSDPHAVAGALKSYLRELPEPLMTYSLYEEWTQAANIQDQDKKLQELWRICNRLPEHYRVNFRYLIKFLAKLAQNSDVNKMTPSNIAIVLGPNLLWAKNEGSLAEMAAATSVHVVAVIEPIIQHADWFFPGDEDFNVSGAFVAVPAVNSNHLSHTGNDFECGTLERKRPLSMTVMEGDLLKKESLRMAQSFGVKVLDFPSTPRRCGTVNRKLTSPAFQPPLPPCEPPGTEQPWLPSGAEPGPGAASAPAAAPAEQPQPPGPEDASTSKSKDSTSAATPPPVRNGQASPAPAPSSSQLSVTQPQNAAGPSPHALRRAVKKPAPAPPKPANPPPGQPGSQSSSPAAQAPCVSPKPPGSSSSPPAQHANPGAAQPCCPSQVSAPRRYSSSLSPIQAPNHPPPQPPAQATPPLQPKGSSQASPGEQGAGEGSSVSLSLSQTPTPPDTPPLGKQPGPAVPPEPCQAPPPAQGSSQPRPRPVPKPRNRPSVPPPPHPAAPGDGTAQNPAPTASKIVTDV, encoded by the exons AAAAAACTTCCTCTAACAGCTCTGGCCCAGAACATGCAAGAAGGATCCATCCAGCTGAGTGATGAAACTCTGCTGGG GAAAATGCTGGATACCTGTGGGGATGCAGAGAACAAACTGGCAATGGAGCTCTCCCAGCATGAAGTGCAGATTGAGAGAGAAGTTCTGGACCCACTGTGCCTGCTGACAGAG ACAGAGATCCCCAACATTcagaagcagaggaagcagcTTGCAAAGCTGGTGCTGGACTGGGATTCTGCAAGGGGAAG GTATAACCAAGCCCACAAGACTTCAGGAACAAATTTCCAAGTGCATCCTTCAAAAATAGAATCTCTTAAGGAAGAGATGGATGAAGCTGGAAATAAAGTAGAGCAATGCAAG GATCAGCTGGCTGCAGACATGTACAGCTTCGTGTCCAAGGAGGGCGAGTACGCTCGCTGCTTTGTCATG TTATTAGAAGCACAAGCAGATTACCATAGAAAAGCATTAGCAGTCATAGAAAAGGTCCTCCCCGAAATTCAAGCCCACCAAG ACAAATGGACTGAAAAGCCAGCTTTTGGAACTCCCCTGGAGGAGCATCTCAAGCGCAGCGGGCGGGAAATCGCCGTTCCTATCGAAGCCTGTGTCATGATGCTCCTGGAAACAGGGATGAGAGAGGAG GGCTTGTTCAGAATTGCTGCTGGAGCCTCCAAGTTAAAAAAGCTGAAAGCTGCCCTGGACTGTTCCACTTCCCAGCTTGATGAGTTTTACTCAGATCCCCACGCTGTTGCAG GTGCCCTGAAATCCTATTTACGGGAGCTGCCAGAGCCTCTCATGACCTACAGCCTGTATGAGGAGTGGACACAAGCTGCAAA CATTCAGGACCAGGATAAGAAGCTCCAGGAGTTGTGGAGGATTTGTAACAGATTACCTGAGCATTACAGAGTTAACTTCAG GTATTTAATCAAATTTTTAGCCAAGCTTGCCCAGAACAGTGATGTTAACAAAATGACACCGAGCAACATCGCCATAGTCTTGGGCCCCAACTTGTTGTGGGCAAAAAATGAAGG ATCCCTTGCTGAGATGGCAGCAGCCACTTCAGTGCACGTGGTGGCAGTCATTGAGCCCATTATCCAGCATGCAGACTGGTTCTTCCCTGGGG ATGAAGATTTCAATGTGTCTGGGGCGTTTGTGGCAGTTCCTGCTGTGAATTCCAATCACTTGTCACACACTGGGAATGACTTTGAATGTGGGACCCTGGAGAGGAAGAGGCCTCTGAGCATGACTGTGATGGAAGGGGATTTGCTGAAGAAGGAAAG CCTGAGGATGGCTCAAAG CTTTGGTGTGAAGGTGCTGGACTTCCCCTCGACCCCGCGGCGATGTGGCACTGTAAACAGAAAGCTCACATCGCCCGCCTTccagccaccgctgccgccCTGCGAGCCCCCGGGcactgagcagccctggctgccctcGGGGGCTGAGCCCggccctggggctgcctctgctcctgctgctgcccctgcagagcagccccagcctcccgGCCCTGAGGATGCCAG CACCTCGAAAAGCAAGGACAGCACCTCTGCAGCCACTCCTCCCCCGGTGAGGAACGgccaggccagccctgccccagcacccagctcctcccagctctctgtcaCCCAGCCCCAGaacgctgctggccccagtcCCCACGCCCTGAGGAGAG CTGTGAAGAAGCCGGCACCAGCTCCCCCCAAACCAGCCAACCCTCCCCCAGGACAGCCAGGAAGCCAAAGCTCTTCCCCAGCTGCTCAGGCACCTTGTGTGTCTCCCAAACCCccgggcagcagctcctctcctcctgctcagcaTGCAAACCCaggggcagcccagccctgctgcccctcgcAGGTTTCTGCGCCTCGCAGATATTCCAGCAGCCTCTCCCCCATCCAAGCCCCCAACCAcccacccccacagcccccagcacaggcaactcctcccctgcagcccaaaggcagcagccaggcctctcctggggagcagggagcaggagagggctcctctgtgtccctgtccctgtcgcaGACCCCCACTCCCCCCGACACGCCGCCGCTGGGGAAGCAGCCGGGCCCTGCCGTgccccctgagccctgccaggctcccccccctgcccagggcagctcccagccccggCCCAGGCCCGTGCCCAAGCCCAGGAACCGGCCCAGTgtgccccctcctccccaccctgcagctcctggggatggcacagctcAAAACCCTGCACCAACAGCATCCAAAATTGTCACag
- the ARHGAP17 gene encoding rho GTPase-activating protein 17 isoform X7, translated as MQGSAGCRHVQLRVQGGRVRSLLCHDKWTEKPAFGTPLEEHLKRSGREIAVPIEACVMMLLETGMREEGLFRIAAGASKLKKLKAALDCSTSQLDEFYSDPHAVAGALKSYLRELPEPLMTYSLYEEWTQAANIQDQDKKLQELWRICNRLPEHYRVNFRYLIKFLAKLAQNSDVNKMTPSNIAIVLGPNLLWAKNEGSLAEMAAATSVHVVAVIEPIIQHADWFFPGDEDFNVSGAFVAVPAVNSNHLSHTGNDFECGTLERKRPLSMTVMEGDLLKKESLRMAQSFGVKVLDFPSTPRRCGTVNRKLTSPAFQPPLPPCEPPGTEQPWLPSGAEPGPGAASAPAAAPAEQPQPPGPEDASTSKSKDSTSAATPPPVRNGQASPAPAPSSSQLSVTQPQNAAGPSPHALRRAVKKPAPAPPKPANPPPGQPGSQSSSPAAQAPCVSPKPPGSSSSPPAQHANPGAAQPCCPSQVSAPRRYSSSLSPIQAPNHPPPQPPAQATPPLQPKGSSQASPGEQGAGEGSSVSLSLSQTPTPPDTPPLGKQPGPAVPPEPCQAPPPAQGSSQPRPRPVPKPRNRPSVPPPPHPAAPGDGTAQNPAPTASKIVTDSNSSIPEPLATPPPELPAEAAGRELHNHVLLDMDTDTESTAL; from the exons ATGCAAG GATCAGCTGGCTGCAGACATGTACAGCTTCGTGTCCAAGGAGGGCGAGTACGCTCGCTGCTTTGTCATG ACAAATGGACTGAAAAGCCAGCTTTTGGAACTCCCCTGGAGGAGCATCTCAAGCGCAGCGGGCGGGAAATCGCCGTTCCTATCGAAGCCTGTGTCATGATGCTCCTGGAAACAGGGATGAGAGAGGAG GGCTTGTTCAGAATTGCTGCTGGAGCCTCCAAGTTAAAAAAGCTGAAAGCTGCCCTGGACTGTTCCACTTCCCAGCTTGATGAGTTTTACTCAGATCCCCACGCTGTTGCAG GTGCCCTGAAATCCTATTTACGGGAGCTGCCAGAGCCTCTCATGACCTACAGCCTGTATGAGGAGTGGACACAAGCTGCAAA CATTCAGGACCAGGATAAGAAGCTCCAGGAGTTGTGGAGGATTTGTAACAGATTACCTGAGCATTACAGAGTTAACTTCAG GTATTTAATCAAATTTTTAGCCAAGCTTGCCCAGAACAGTGATGTTAACAAAATGACACCGAGCAACATCGCCATAGTCTTGGGCCCCAACTTGTTGTGGGCAAAAAATGAAGG ATCCCTTGCTGAGATGGCAGCAGCCACTTCAGTGCACGTGGTGGCAGTCATTGAGCCCATTATCCAGCATGCAGACTGGTTCTTCCCTGGGG ATGAAGATTTCAATGTGTCTGGGGCGTTTGTGGCAGTTCCTGCTGTGAATTCCAATCACTTGTCACACACTGGGAATGACTTTGAATGTGGGACCCTGGAGAGGAAGAGGCCTCTGAGCATGACTGTGATGGAAGGGGATTTGCTGAAGAAGGAAAG CCTGAGGATGGCTCAAAG CTTTGGTGTGAAGGTGCTGGACTTCCCCTCGACCCCGCGGCGATGTGGCACTGTAAACAGAAAGCTCACATCGCCCGCCTTccagccaccgctgccgccCTGCGAGCCCCCGGGcactgagcagccctggctgccctcGGGGGCTGAGCCCggccctggggctgcctctgctcctgctgctgcccctgcagagcagccccagcctcccgGCCCTGAGGATGCCAG CACCTCGAAAAGCAAGGACAGCACCTCTGCAGCCACTCCTCCCCCGGTGAGGAACGgccaggccagccctgccccagcacccagctcctcccagctctctgtcaCCCAGCCCCAGaacgctgctggccccagtcCCCACGCCCTGAGGAGAG CTGTGAAGAAGCCGGCACCAGCTCCCCCCAAACCAGCCAACCCTCCCCCAGGACAGCCAGGAAGCCAAAGCTCTTCCCCAGCTGCTCAGGCACCTTGTGTGTCTCCCAAACCCccgggcagcagctcctctcctcctgctcagcaTGCAAACCCaggggcagcccagccctgctgcccctcgcAGGTTTCTGCGCCTCGCAGATATTCCAGCAGCCTCTCCCCCATCCAAGCCCCCAACCAcccacccccacagcccccagcacaggcaactcctcccctgcagcccaaaggcagcagccaggcctctcctggggagcagggagcaggagagggctcctctgtgtccctgtccctgtcgcaGACCCCCACTCCCCCCGACACGCCGCCGCTGGGGAAGCAGCCGGGCCCTGCCGTgccccctgagccctgccaggctcccccccctgcccagggcagctcccagccccggCCCAGGCCCGTGCCCAAGCCCAGGAACCGGCCCAGTgtgccccctcctccccaccctgcagctcctggggatggcacagctcAAAACCCTGCACCAACAGCATCCAAAATTGTCACag